The following coding sequences lie in one Pseudomonas sp. SL4(2022) genomic window:
- a CDS encoding sodium:solute symporter family transporter — translation MQPTSLTGLFFWGFLVVYGVLMLALSPRAVTLGGFFNGEDNQGRSASPWLITSSIFISWIFAKSVTNAANLGATYGLVGGLAYAMYWLSIPLTGFVIYRLRRRYAATGLVSFLNSHYGRGAALAFSAAILIRLFNEVWSNTAVVGGYYGDSGSFEFIAAALLFTAVTLAYSLRGGLRSSIITDAAQAAIFVIALVWVLGMVLPQHSPRELASTSHWALSAGVDLLLVAGLQAFSYGFHDPVLTDRGFISEEKSMRRSFLIAGILGFIAIFAFSLIGVHAQLLSVPASDNVPAALAKTMGIGALLLMTVVMVSAAGSTLDSTFSSLAKLVGRELPKLAGRDLGQKAIGVGMAVMVVFALLGNLPMIAGTDILKATTISGTMVIGLAPVFVLHGLTTPTRLGFHLSFWTGLGLGVALTLNWIPQSWAIGDGKYALLLGTNLYGLGLCVLGYLLPGWLSRRPQRTA, via the coding sequence ATGCAACCAACCAGTCTGACCGGGCTGTTTTTCTGGGGTTTTCTTGTGGTCTACGGCGTGCTGATGTTGGCGCTGTCGCCGCGCGCGGTGACCCTCGGCGGCTTCTTCAATGGCGAGGACAACCAGGGCCGCAGTGCCAGCCCGTGGTTAATCACTTCCAGCATTTTTATCAGCTGGATCTTCGCCAAATCGGTGACCAACGCCGCCAATCTGGGGGCCACTTATGGTCTGGTCGGCGGCCTGGCGTATGCCATGTACTGGTTGTCGATTCCGCTCACCGGTTTCGTCATCTACCGCCTGCGCCGCCGTTACGCGGCCACCGGGCTGGTGAGCTTCCTGAACAGCCATTATGGCCGTGGCGCAGCGCTGGCGTTCTCGGCGGCGATCCTGATCCGCCTGTTTAACGAGGTGTGGAGCAACACCGCGGTGGTTGGCGGCTATTACGGTGACTCGGGCAGCTTCGAATTTATCGCCGCCGCCCTGCTGTTTACCGCCGTGACCCTGGCCTACAGCCTGCGCGGCGGGCTGCGCAGCTCGATCATTACCGACGCGGCGCAAGCGGCGATCTTCGTCATTGCGCTGGTCTGGGTGCTGGGCATGGTGTTGCCGCAGCACTCGCCCCGCGAGTTGGCCAGCACCAGTCATTGGGCGTTGAGTGCTGGCGTCGACCTGCTGCTGGTCGCCGGCTTGCAAGCCTTCAGCTATGGCTTCCACGACCCGGTGCTGACGGATCGCGGCTTTATCAGCGAAGAAAAGTCCATGCGCCGCTCCTTCCTGATTGCCGGCATTCTCGGTTTTATCGCCATTTTCGCCTTCAGCCTGATCGGCGTGCATGCCCAACTGCTGAGTGTGCCGGCTTCCGACAACGTGCCGGCCGCGCTGGCGAAAACCATGGGGATTGGCGCGCTGTTGCTGATGACCGTGGTGATGGTCTCCGCCGCCGGCTCAACCCTGGACTCGACCTTCTCCAGCCTGGCCAAACTGGTCGGCCGCGAGCTGCCAAAACTGGCCGGCCGCGATCTCGGGCAGAAAGCCATTGGCGTCGGGATGGCGGTGATGGTGGTGTTTGCCCTGCTGGGTAACCTGCCGATGATCGCCGGCACCGACATTCTCAAGGCCACCACCATCAGCGGCACCATGGTCATCGGCCTGGCCCCGGTATTTGTTCTGCATGGCCTGACCACGCCAACCCGCCTGGGTTTTCATCTGAGCTTCTGGACCGGTCTGGGCCTCGGTGTAGCCCTGACCCTGAACTGGATTCCGCAGAGCTGGGCCATCGGCGACGGCAAGTACGCCCTGCTGCTGGGCACCAACCTGTATGGCCTGGGCCTCTGTGTGTTGGGCTACCTGCTGCCGGGCTGGTTGTCGCGCCGCCCGCAACGGACAGCTTGA
- a CDS encoding FAD-dependent oxidoreductase, which yields MNSRKLALMGVILALLGSFFVFDVGQYLNLEALKAQQAALNAQVTAQPWLAAGVFFLAYVAVTALSLPGAALMTLLAGALFGLLEGFILVSFASTLGATLAMLSSRFLLRDWVQSRFGQRLAGIDAGIEREGAFYLFALRLVPVFPFFLINLAMGLTRLPARTYWWVSQLGMLPGTLVFVNAGRELGKLDSLAGILSPGLLGAFVLLGVFPLIARKLLGLIQARRVYAGWDKPKTFDRNLLVIGAGAGGLVSAYIAAAVKAKVSLIEKHQMGGDCLNTGCVPSKALLRSAKLANELKKAPALGFSAVHGTVDFPAVMERVQRVIADIEPHDSVERYTGLGVEVIQGQAKILSPWSVAVNGQTLTSRNLIIAAGARPLVPSIPGLDQVRTYTSDTIWGLREQPRWLLVLGGGPIGCELAQAFQRLGSQVIQVELAERLLPREDADASALVLNSLLADGVDVRLQHRAERFEVVNGEQRMIARRQDTGEEVTIAFDGLLLALGRVANVSGYGVEELGLTLRPNGTLETDEYLATRLPNVYAVGDVTGPYQFTHVAAHQAWYAAVNALFGSFKRFKVDYRVIPHCTFTDPEVARVGLSETEAQAKGIAYEVTRYGIDDLDRAIADEAAHGFVKVLTVPGKDQILGVTIVGEHAGELLTEYVLAMKYNLGLNKILGTIHSYPTMSEANKYAAGEWKRAHAPQGLLRLVQRFHAWRLK from the coding sequence ATGAATAGCCGTAAATTGGCCTTGATGGGCGTGATTCTCGCCTTGCTGGGCAGCTTCTTTGTGTTCGACGTTGGCCAGTACCTCAATCTGGAGGCGCTTAAAGCACAGCAGGCTGCATTGAATGCCCAGGTAACGGCGCAGCCCTGGCTGGCGGCCGGGGTGTTCTTCCTCGCCTATGTGGCGGTCACGGCATTGTCCTTGCCCGGTGCGGCGTTGATGACGCTGCTGGCCGGTGCGCTATTCGGCCTGCTCGAAGGTTTTATTCTGGTGTCGTTCGCTTCGACGCTGGGGGCCACGTTGGCCATGCTCAGCAGCCGTTTTCTGCTGCGCGACTGGGTGCAGAGCCGCTTTGGGCAGCGCTTGGCGGGTATTGATGCGGGCATTGAGCGTGAAGGCGCGTTTTATCTGTTTGCCCTGCGTCTGGTGCCAGTGTTCCCGTTCTTTTTGATCAACCTGGCCATGGGTCTGACCCGGCTGCCAGCGCGCACCTACTGGTGGGTGAGCCAACTGGGCATGCTGCCGGGCACGTTGGTGTTCGTGAACGCCGGGCGTGAACTGGGCAAGCTCGATTCGCTGGCCGGCATTCTTTCGCCGGGGCTGCTCGGTGCCTTTGTGCTGCTCGGCGTATTCCCGCTGATCGCGCGCAAGCTGCTGGGCCTGATTCAGGCGCGGCGGGTGTACGCCGGTTGGGATAAACCCAAGACCTTCGACCGCAACCTGCTGGTGATCGGCGCGGGTGCCGGTGGTTTGGTCAGCGCCTATATTGCGGCGGCGGTGAAGGCCAAGGTCAGCCTGATCGAAAAACACCAGATGGGCGGCGACTGCCTGAACACCGGCTGCGTGCCGTCCAAGGCGCTGCTGCGTTCAGCCAAGCTGGCCAATGAGTTGAAGAAAGCCCCGGCGCTGGGGTTTAGCGCTGTGCACGGCACGGTGGATTTCCCGGCGGTGATGGAACGGGTGCAGCGGGTGATTGCCGACATCGAGCCGCACGACTCGGTCGAACGCTACACCGGCTTGGGCGTTGAGGTGATTCAGGGGCAGGCGAAAATCCTCTCGCCCTGGAGCGTGGCGGTCAACGGCCAGACCCTGACCAGCCGCAACCTGATTATCGCCGCTGGCGCACGGCCGCTGGTGCCGAGCATTCCGGGCCTGGATCAGGTGCGCACGTACACCTCGGACACCATCTGGGGCCTGCGCGAACAACCGCGCTGGCTGCTGGTGCTGGGCGGCGGGCCAATCGGCTGCGAGCTGGCGCAAGCATTTCAGCGCCTGGGCAGCCAGGTGATTCAGGTGGAACTGGCCGAGCGCTTATTGCCGCGTGAAGACGCAGACGCCAGCGCGCTGGTGCTCAACAGTTTGCTGGCCGATGGCGTCGACGTGCGCCTGCAACACCGGGCGGAACGCTTTGAAGTGGTCAACGGCGAGCAGCGCATGATTGCCCGCCGTCAGGACACCGGCGAAGAAGTGACCATCGCCTTTGATGGCCTGCTGCTGGCGCTGGGCCGGGTGGCCAATGTCAGCGGTTATGGCGTTGAAGAGCTGGGCCTGACCCTGCGCCCCAACGGCACCCTGGAAACCGACGAATACTTGGCCACGCGCCTGCCCAATGTCTACGCCGTGGGCGATGTCACCGGGCCTTATCAATTCACCCATGTGGCGGCGCATCAAGCCTGGTACGCGGCGGTGAATGCGCTGTTTGGCAGCTTCAAACGCTTCAAGGTGGATTACCGGGTCATCCCGCACTGCACCTTCACCGACCCGGAAGTGGCACGCGTCGGCCTCTCGGAGACAGAAGCGCAGGCCAAGGGCATTGCCTATGAAGTGACGCGCTACGGCATCGACGACCTCGACCGCGCGATTGCCGACGAGGCCGCCCACGGCTTTGTCAAAGTACTCACCGTGCCGGGCAAGGATCAGATTCTTGGCGTGACCATCGTCGGCGAACATGCCGGCGAATTGCTCACCGAATACGTGCTGGCCATGAAGTACAACCTCGGGCTGAACAAGATTCTCGGCACCATCCACAGCTACCCGACCATGAGCGAGGCGAATAAATACGCCGCCGGTGAATGGAAGCGCGCGCATGCCCCGCAGGGCTTGTTGCGCCTGGTCCAGCGCTTTCATGCCTGGAGGCTTAAGTGA
- a CDS encoding DUF3047 domain-containing protein — translation MRRIGLLAALLLAPLAQAENVLNPWTAGPPAGEWSTPWKLADIPKLKPSVRTLVELDGQPVLQIKADAAAGGLLHPLDLPGDQPWQLSWQWRTEQALDQARFATREGDDYAARVYVLLDYPLDSLSFATRQKLRLARTFFDPDLPAATLSYVWDNRAAPGTHARSAYTDTVEMLVLRGPEAPLGQWQRESRDLRADAIAAFGSAPRKILGVVFAADSDNTGESAHSYFAAPQLQR, via the coding sequence GTGAGGCGCATCGGGCTGCTGGCCGCGCTGTTGCTGGCCCCGCTGGCGCAGGCGGAAAACGTGCTGAACCCATGGACGGCCGGGCCACCGGCGGGCGAATGGTCAACGCCGTGGAAGCTGGCGGATATCCCCAAGCTGAAACCCTCGGTGCGCACGCTGGTAGAGCTGGACGGTCAGCCCGTGCTGCAAATCAAGGCCGATGCGGCGGCGGGTGGTTTGCTTCATCCGCTCGATTTGCCCGGCGATCAACCCTGGCAGTTGAGCTGGCAATGGCGCACCGAACAGGCCTTGGATCAGGCCCGTTTTGCCACCCGAGAAGGCGACGACTACGCCGCGCGCGTTTATGTACTGCTCGATTACCCGCTGGATTCGCTGAGCTTCGCCACGCGGCAGAAGCTGCGTCTGGCGCGCACCTTCTTCGACCCCGACCTGCCGGCGGCGACCCTCAGTTACGTCTGGGACAACCGCGCGGCCCCGGGCACCCACGCGCGTAGCGCCTACACCGATACCGTCGAAATGCTTGTGCTGCGCGGCCCGGAAGCACCACTGGGGCAGTGGCAGCGCGAATCGCGCGACCTGCGCGCCGACGCTATTGCCGCTTTCGGCAGTGCACCGCGCAAAATCCTCGGCGTGGTGTTTGCCGCCGACAGCGACAACACCGGGGAATCGGCGCACAGCTATTTTGCTGCGCCGCAGTTGCAACGCTAA
- a CDS encoding FAD-dependent oxidoreductase has product MSTHYDLLLIGAGHAHLGVLRRWALVERPAGRIALLSPGPVAWYSGMLPGLLAGRHRAEECQVELLALCRAAKVELIIAPVESLSAAQQLVQVADGRTFSAQWLSLNVGAGIRTPAQQGSAMQLLAVKPFDEFLQGWQRWQAQPEPVAILGGGAAAVELALAVADKVPQLALFCAGHLLDGLSPGLRLRALGHLRQRRVQVREDCPISQINGDSLLSGTEPVWRGLRLLLASGAAAWPWLAHSGLGCDEQGFVLVAPTLQSYTQPSLFAVGDCASLPGARKSGVYAVRQGPVLAFNLQAALRGQPLKAYRPQRHTLALLATGDGGALMDWYGHSAGGQCLGRWKDLLDKGFIHRHSF; this is encoded by the coding sequence TTGAGCACTCACTACGACCTGCTGTTGATCGGCGCCGGCCACGCCCACCTGGGTGTGCTGCGGCGCTGGGCCTTGGTCGAGCGGCCAGCGGGGCGCATTGCCTTGCTCAGTCCGGGGCCGGTGGCTTGGTATTCCGGCATGTTGCCCGGTTTGCTGGCCGGGCGGCATCGGGCGGAGGAGTGTCAGGTCGAGTTGCTGGCGCTGTGCCGTGCGGCCAAGGTTGAGTTGATCATCGCGCCGGTTGAAAGCCTGTCCGCCGCGCAACAGCTGGTGCAAGTGGCGGACGGCCGTACGTTCAGCGCGCAATGGCTGTCGCTGAATGTCGGCGCGGGCATCCGCACGCCGGCGCAGCAGGGCAGCGCCATGCAGTTGCTGGCAGTCAAACCTTTCGATGAGTTTCTGCAGGGTTGGCAGCGCTGGCAGGCGCAGCCCGAACCTGTGGCGATTCTCGGTGGCGGTGCAGCGGCGGTTGAACTGGCGTTGGCCGTGGCCGACAAGGTGCCGCAACTGGCCCTGTTCTGTGCCGGTCACCTGCTCGATGGCTTGTCGCCTGGCCTGCGTTTACGCGCCCTCGGCCATCTGCGCCAACGCCGGGTGCAGGTGCGTGAAGACTGCCCCATCAGCCAGATCAACGGCGACAGCTTGTTGAGTGGCACTGAACCCGTGTGGCGCGGTTTACGCTTGCTGTTGGCCAGCGGCGCGGCGGCGTGGCCGTGGCTGGCGCACAGTGGTCTGGGATGTGATGAACAGGGCTTTGTTTTAGTGGCGCCCACGTTGCAGAGCTACACCCAGCCCAGCCTGTTTGCTGTGGGCGACTGCGCCAGCCTGCCGGGTGCGCGCAAAAGCGGGGTCTATGCGGTGCGCCAGGGGCCAGTGCTGGCGTTTAACCTGCAAGCGGCCCTGCGTGGCCAGCCACTCAAAGCCTATCGGCCGCAGCGTCATACCCTCGCCTTGCTGGCCACTGGCGATGGCGGCGCGCTGATGGACTGGTACGGGCACAGTGCCGGCGGCCAATGCCTGGGTCGCTGGAAAGACCTGCTCGACAAGGGGTTTATCCACCGTCACAGTTTTTGA